The following proteins are encoded in a genomic region of Arachis stenosperma cultivar V10309 chromosome 4, arast.V10309.gnm1.PFL2, whole genome shotgun sequence:
- the LOC130977094 gene encoding serine/threonine-protein kinase rio2, which translates to MKLDVDVLRYLSKDDFRVLTAVELGMRNHEIVPTELIDRIARLKHGGTYKVLKNLLKHKLLHHDSSKYDGFRLTYLGYDYLAIKTMVNKGVFVGVGRQIGVGKESDIFEVVCEDGTVLAMKLHRLGRVSFRAVKSKRDYLRHRSSYNWLYLSRLAALKEFAFMKALETHSFPVPKAVEHNRHCVVMSLVQGYPLVQVKQLQNPETVFETILGIVVRLAEHGLIHCDFNEFNIMIDDDEKITMIDFPQMVSVSHRNAQMYFDRDVECIFKFFQKRFNLSFQETIDDNDDSDEGKDEDGRPCFSEIERSAGFLDKELAASGFTRKDEEDIQRFIEGGAEAETNSDSEVDSVEDLNESILLQDEEHENKGKDESCEAAESGASEREDATDEEENEMENEAELTKSLNKQRRHAIAATRRGRKSHASRNSYKDKGGRSSLNSKLQKQLSSW; encoded by the exons ATGAAGCTCGACGTAGATGTCTTGAGATATCTGTCCAAAGACGATTTTAGGGTTCTCACTGCTGTTGAATTGGGCATGAGGAAT CATGAAATTGTTCCTACTGAACTAATTGATCGAATTGCTCGTCTCAA GCATGGGGGCACGTAcaaggttttgaaaaacttgctCAAGCATAAGTTGTTGCATCACGACTCTTCTAAAT ATGATGGATTCCGGCTTACATACCTTGGTTATGATTATCTTGCCATTAAAACAATGGTGAACAAAGGAGTGTTTGTGGGTGTTGGTCGCCAGATTGGCGTTGGAAAAGAATCTG ATATATTTGAGGTTGTCTGTGAAGATGGGACTGTTCTAGCTATGAAGTTGCACAGGCTTGGTAGAGTTTCTTTTAGAGCTGTCAAATCAAAGCGTGACTATCTAAGACATCGAAGTAGTTATAACTGGCTGTATTTGTCTCGGCTTGCTGCACTTAAAGAATTTGCTTTCATGAAG GCTTTGGAAACACATTCCTTTCCTGTTCCAAAGGCTGTAGAACATAACAGACACTGTGTAGTCATGTCACTTGTCCAAGGTTATCCTCT TGTTCAGGTGAAGCAATTACAAAATCCAGAGACTGTTTTTGAGACTATTCTTGGAATAGTTGTTAGGCTCGCCGAGCATGGTCTGATTCATTGTGATTTCAATGAATTTAACATCATG attgatgatgatgaaaaaattACCATGATTGATTTTCCACAAATGGTATCTGTATCACATCGTAATGCACAGAT GTACTTTGACCGTGACGTTGAATGTATCTTCAAGTTTTTCCAAAAGAG GTTCAATCTTTCTTTTCAAGAAACCATTGATGACAATGATGATTCTGATGAAGGGAAAGATGAAGATGGAAGGCCCTGTTTTTCTGAAATAGAAAGAAGTGCTGGTTTTTTAGACAAGGAACTTGCTGCTAGTGGCTTTACTAGAAAGGATGAAGAAGATATTCAGAGG TTCATTGAAGGTGGCGCAGAGGCTGAAACAAACTCAGATAGTGAAGTTGACTCAGTGGAAGACCTGAATGAATCAATCCTTCTTCAG gatgaagaacatgaaaacaaaggaaaagaTGAGAGCTGTGAAGCTGCTGAAAGCGGTGCATCTGAAAGGGAAGATGCAACTGATGAG GAAGAAAATGAAATGGAAAACGAAGCTGAACTCACGAAGAGTTTGAACAAGCAGAGACGACATGCCATAGCAGCAACTCGTAGGGGTCGAAAGAGCCACGCATCCAGGAATTCATACAAAGACAAGGGTGGCAGGTCATCTCTCAATTCTAAGCTTCAAAAACAGTTGAGCAGTTGGTGA